One window of Agromyces rhizosphaerae genomic DNA carries:
- a CDS encoding beta-xylosidase/alpha-l-arabinosidase, whose protein sequence is MTQVTDAPEPGAAIADDPVPARRTPETLLAQMTLDEKLAQLVGFWVEDGGAVVAPMQDEMGDHDGQLERFAANGLGHLTRAFGTSPVDPAERAEWLRRFQRHLVTETRLGIPAIAHEECLTGLAAWQAATFPAPLAWGAAFDPALVEEMGRAIGASMRALGVHQGLAPVLDVIRDPRWGRVEECIAEDPFLVGATGAAYVRGLQADGVAATLKHFVGYSASRAGRNLAPVSAGPREVADVLLPPFEMAVLDGGARSVMHSYAEIDGVPVAADARLLTGVLRDEWGFDGTVVADYFGVAFLHSLHQVAEDPGIAAARALEAGVDVELPTGDAYLAPLAERVRSGAVPEASVDRAVLRVLREKQRLGLLDATFDEPAPPAIELDPPAHRAIAARLAEESLVLLGNDGTLPLAPGRRIAVVGPNAHRAEALFGCYSFANHVLGHHPEVPLHIAAPTVLEAMTDAAAGSALDGATIAYAPGCAVDDDDRSGFADATALAAEADVAVVVVGDQAGLFGRGTVGEGCDRDDLGLPGVQRELVDAVLATGTPVVLVLLTGRPYVIDWALERCAAVVQAFFPGEEGGTAIARVLSGAVNPSGRLPVTMPRSAGAQPFSYLHPTLGAPNKVTNVDSTPVLPFGFGLSYTTFSRELRLADDAVPTAGAIRAAVRVTNTGERAGADVVQLYARDEFASVTRPLAQLVAFARVELAPGESAVVDFAVPTTRIAFSDADLVRVVEPGDVTIWTGGSCLDRESTARLRLTGDVHRVTADDPRLPSASVRDA, encoded by the coding sequence ATGACCCAGGTGACGGATGCCCCTGAGCCCGGCGCCGCGATCGCGGACGACCCGGTGCCTGCCCGGCGCACCCCCGAGACGCTGCTCGCGCAGATGACCCTCGACGAGAAGCTCGCGCAGCTCGTCGGGTTCTGGGTGGAGGACGGCGGGGCCGTGGTGGCCCCGATGCAGGACGAGATGGGCGACCACGACGGCCAGCTCGAGCGATTCGCCGCGAACGGACTCGGCCACCTGACCCGGGCGTTCGGCACCTCGCCGGTCGACCCGGCCGAGCGCGCCGAGTGGCTGCGACGGTTCCAGCGGCACCTCGTGACCGAGACCCGTCTCGGCATCCCGGCGATCGCCCACGAGGAGTGCCTCACCGGGCTCGCGGCGTGGCAGGCGGCGACCTTCCCGGCACCGCTCGCGTGGGGCGCCGCGTTCGACCCCGCGCTCGTGGAGGAGATGGGCCGCGCGATCGGCGCGTCCATGCGCGCGCTGGGGGTGCACCAGGGGCTCGCGCCGGTGCTCGACGTGATCCGCGATCCGCGCTGGGGACGCGTCGAGGAGTGCATCGCGGAGGATCCGTTCCTCGTCGGCGCGACGGGCGCCGCCTACGTGCGGGGTTTGCAGGCCGACGGCGTCGCGGCGACCCTCAAGCACTTCGTCGGCTACTCAGCGTCTCGGGCGGGCCGCAACCTCGCGCCGGTCTCCGCGGGTCCGCGGGAGGTCGCCGACGTGCTGCTCCCGCCGTTCGAGATGGCCGTGCTCGACGGCGGCGCGCGCTCGGTCATGCACTCCTACGCCGAGATCGACGGTGTGCCGGTTGCGGCCGACGCCCGCCTGCTGACCGGCGTGCTGCGCGACGAGTGGGGCTTCGACGGCACCGTCGTCGCGGACTACTTCGGCGTGGCGTTCCTCCACTCGCTGCACCAGGTCGCCGAGGACCCGGGCATCGCCGCCGCGCGCGCCCTCGAGGCGGGCGTCGACGTCGAGCTGCCGACGGGCGACGCCTACCTCGCCCCGCTCGCCGAGCGTGTGCGGTCGGGCGCCGTGCCGGAGGCATCCGTCGACCGCGCCGTGCTGCGCGTGCTGCGCGAGAAGCAGCGACTCGGACTGCTCGACGCCACGTTCGACGAGCCGGCGCCGCCTGCGATCGAGCTCGATCCGCCCGCCCATCGCGCCATCGCGGCCCGGCTCGCCGAGGAGTCGCTCGTGCTGCTCGGCAACGACGGCACGCTGCCGCTCGCGCCGGGCCGTCGCATCGCGGTCGTCGGTCCGAACGCGCACCGCGCCGAGGCGCTCTTCGGCTGCTATTCGTTCGCGAACCACGTGCTCGGGCACCACCCCGAGGTGCCCCTGCACATCGCGGCGCCGACCGTGCTCGAGGCGATGACGGATGCCGCGGCCGGCAGCGCGCTCGACGGCGCGACGATCGCGTACGCACCGGGCTGCGCGGTCGACGACGACGATCGCTCGGGCTTCGCCGACGCGACGGCGCTCGCCGCGGAAGCGGACGTCGCCGTCGTCGTGGTCGGCGACCAGGCCGGGCTGTTCGGCCGCGGCACGGTCGGCGAGGGGTGCGACCGGGACGACCTCGGGCTGCCCGGCGTCCAGCGGGAGCTGGTCGACGCCGTGCTCGCGACCGGCACTCCCGTGGTGCTCGTGCTCCTCACGGGTCGGCCATACGTGATCGACTGGGCGCTCGAGCGCTGCGCCGCGGTCGTGCAGGCGTTCTTCCCCGGCGAGGAGGGTGGCACCGCGATCGCGCGGGTGCTCTCGGGTGCGGTCAACCCGTCCGGGAGGCTGCCCGTGACGATGCCGCGCTCGGCCGGTGCGCAGCCGTTCTCGTACCTGCACCCGACGCTCGGCGCGCCGAACAAGGTCACCAACGTCGACAGCACGCCCGTGCTGCCGTTCGGGTTCGGGCTGTCGTACACGACGTTCTCCCGCGAGCTGCGGCTCGCCGACGACGCGGTGCCGACCGCCGGTGCGATCCGCGCCGCGGTGCGCGTGACGAACACGGGCGAGCGGGCGGGTGCCGACGTGGTCCAGCTGTACGCACGGGACGAATTCGCGTCGGTCACCCGCCCCCTGGCGCAGCTCGTCGCGTTCGCGCGGGTCGAGCTGGCGCCGGGGGAGTCGGCCGTCGTCGACTTCGCGGTGCCGACGACCCGGATCGCCTTCTCCGACGCCGATCTCGTGCGGGTGGTCGAGCCCGGCGACGTCACGATCTGGACGGGCGGGTCGTGCCTCGACCGGGAGAGCACGGCGAGGCTGCGGCTCACCGGCGACGTGCATCGGGTCACGGCCGACGACCCCCGCCTGCCGAGCGCGTCGGTGCGCGATGCCTGA
- a CDS encoding carbohydrate ABC transporter permease, with protein MSRTIEAPSAGLGDAEPTVPPRAPAPATPVGSHRRRNGRVGWFTYLVLGITTFFSLFPLYWMFVVASNDSSAVNRVPPAIVPGTQFLENAAQVFEAVPFWQNLANSFIVSILIAIGQVLLSALAGFAFAKLDFPGRNFLLVLVVGTMTVPLQLAVVPQFMIIDQLGWVNDLRALIVPGLVTAFGVFWMRQAIDNSLPDELIDAARIDGARNLRVFWSIALPSIRPAASVLGLFAFMTAWNDFFWPLIVLNSPSAFTVQVALRQLQSQAYVTDYGVQMAGIVLATVPLLLIFVLLGRQIVGGIMEGALKS; from the coding sequence ATGTCACGCACCATCGAAGCCCCGTCCGCCGGTCTCGGCGACGCGGAGCCCACCGTGCCACCGCGCGCGCCCGCCCCGGCGACGCCCGTCGGCAGTCACCGCCGCCGCAACGGCCGCGTCGGCTGGTTCACGTACCTCGTGCTGGGCATCACGACGTTCTTCTCGCTGTTCCCGCTGTACTGGATGTTCGTCGTCGCATCGAACGACTCCTCCGCGGTCAACCGCGTCCCACCCGCCATCGTGCCCGGCACGCAGTTCCTCGAGAACGCGGCCCAGGTCTTCGAGGCCGTGCCGTTCTGGCAGAACCTCGCGAACAGCTTCATCGTCTCGATCCTCATCGCGATCGGGCAGGTGCTGCTCTCGGCGCTGGCCGGGTTCGCATTCGCGAAGCTCGACTTCCCGGGCCGGAACTTCCTGCTCGTGCTCGTGGTCGGCACGATGACCGTGCCGTTGCAGCTCGCGGTGGTGCCGCAGTTCATGATCATCGACCAGCTCGGCTGGGTGAACGACCTGCGCGCGCTCATCGTGCCGGGCCTCGTCACCGCGTTCGGCGTCTTCTGGATGCGCCAGGCGATCGACAACTCCCTTCCCGACGAGCTCATCGATGCGGCGCGGATCGACGGCGCACGCAACCTCCGGGTGTTCTGGAGCATCGCGCTGCCGAGCATCCGCCCCGCGGCATCCGTGCTCGGGCTCTTCGCCTTCATGACCGCATGGAACGACTTCTTCTGGCCGCTCATCGTGCTGAACTCGCCGAGCGCGTTCACCGTGCAGGTCGCGCTGCGCCAGCTGCAGTCGCAGGCCTACGTCACCGACTACGGCGTGCAGATGGCGGGCATCGTGCTCGCGACGGTGCCGTTGCTGCTGATCTTCGTGCTGCTCGGCCGCCAGATCGTCGGCGGCATCATGGAAGGGGCCCTCAAGTCATGA
- a CDS encoding carbohydrate ABC transporter permease, with amino-acid sequence MATPVLAATATARATRRRGGRRSLTPYLYIAPFFLVFGVFGAFPLAYTAFISLFDWNPIGDQVFIGFDNYVALVADPRFWNASWNTVVIWVLSTVPQLAVALVLAAVLNQALLKFRTGFRMAVLVPNITSVLAVGIIFTQLFGRDYGMINSVIEALGGDRIDWVAGTFSSQFAVSTMVMWRWTGYNALIYLAAMQSIPRALYESAEIDGAGAIRRFFTITIPQVRPTIIFTVIVSTIGGLQIFAEPLVFGGQAGVTGGQSRQFQTLALFLYEQGFRNLEFGYASAIAWALFLIIVVLTIINLALSSRIASEK; translated from the coding sequence GTGGCCACCCCAGTCCTCGCGGCGACCGCGACCGCGCGCGCAACGCGCCGGCGCGGCGGACGCCGTTCGCTCACCCCGTACCTGTACATCGCGCCCTTCTTCCTCGTCTTCGGGGTCTTCGGCGCCTTCCCGCTCGCGTATACGGCGTTCATCTCGCTGTTCGACTGGAATCCGATCGGCGACCAGGTCTTCATCGGGTTCGACAACTACGTCGCGCTCGTCGCCGACCCGCGGTTCTGGAACGCGTCGTGGAACACCGTCGTCATCTGGGTGCTCTCGACCGTGCCGCAGCTCGCGGTCGCCCTCGTGCTGGCCGCCGTGCTGAACCAGGCGCTGCTGAAGTTCCGCACCGGGTTCCGCATGGCGGTGCTCGTGCCGAACATCACGTCGGTGCTCGCGGTCGGCATCATCTTCACGCAGCTGTTCGGGCGTGACTACGGCATGATCAACTCCGTCATCGAGGCGCTCGGCGGCGACCGCATCGACTGGGTGGCCGGCACGTTCTCGAGCCAGTTCGCCGTCTCGACCATGGTCATGTGGCGCTGGACCGGCTACAACGCGCTCATCTACCTCGCCGCGATGCAGTCCATCCCGCGCGCGCTGTACGAGAGCGCCGAGATCGACGGTGCCGGCGCGATCCGCCGGTTCTTCACGATCACGATCCCGCAGGTGCGGCCCACGATCATCTTCACGGTCATCGTCTCGACGATCGGCGGCCTCCAGATCTTCGCCGAACCGCTCGTGTTCGGCGGGCAGGCCGGTGTCACCGGCGGGCAGTCGCGGCAGTTCCAGACACTCGCCCTCTTCCTCTACGAGCAGGGCTTCCGCAACCTCGAGTTCGGCTACGCGTCGGCGATCGCCTGGGCGCTGTTCCTCATCATCGTCGTGCTCACGATCATCAACCTCGCGCTCTCGAGCCGGATCGCATCGGAGAAGTAG
- a CDS encoding ABC transporter substrate-binding protein: MRSRRFAITGLAAAATIGLLAGCSGGSEPSEPAADGELPTGQTISVWTFGATGLEESMEAWAEETGNEIEIKTSEFDPHHEQLLTALATGAVPDVALVETAYSSVFKPSAEFFTDLREYGADDIEGDFLDWRWAQGVADDGTVIGLPTDVGGMALAYRTDLFEAAGLPSDTDGVEALWSSWEEFVEVGEEYTETTGEPFLDDAGVFFQTVYNQGDEKFYSADGSELIYDSNPQVQLAWDLATSAAGISANLAAFSPEWNTGMANGDYAVQLAPAWMLNYIQGQAPDTAGLWNVVTLPEGGGNWGGSQMTVPAEAANPALAYDMLATILSPENQLDVFKEFGNFPSTPGLYEDPALTEFTSPFFSDAPVGLIYTESVEALEPVYEGPKERAILREFGLGIDRVESGDESPDEAWQSTLDAVALEVQ, translated from the coding sequence ATGCGTTCACGACGATTCGCCATCACCGGCCTCGCGGCTGCGGCGACGATCGGCCTTCTGGCCGGCTGCTCGGGCGGTTCGGAGCCGTCGGAGCCGGCGGCGGACGGCGAACTGCCCACCGGCCAGACCATCAGCGTCTGGACCTTCGGCGCCACCGGGCTCGAGGAGTCCATGGAGGCCTGGGCGGAGGAGACCGGCAATGAGATCGAGATCAAGACGAGCGAGTTCGACCCCCACCACGAGCAGCTCCTGACCGCCCTCGCCACCGGCGCGGTGCCCGACGTCGCGCTCGTCGAGACGGCGTACAGCTCGGTCTTCAAGCCGAGCGCCGAGTTCTTCACCGACCTGCGCGAGTACGGGGCCGACGACATCGAGGGCGACTTCCTCGACTGGCGCTGGGCGCAGGGCGTCGCCGACGACGGCACCGTCATCGGCTTGCCGACCGACGTCGGCGGCATGGCGCTCGCGTACCGCACCGACCTCTTCGAGGCGGCGGGGCTGCCGAGCGACACCGATGGCGTCGAGGCGCTCTGGTCGAGCTGGGAGGAGTTCGTCGAGGTCGGTGAGGAGTACACCGAGACGACGGGCGAGCCGTTCCTCGATGACGCGGGCGTGTTCTTCCAGACCGTCTACAACCAGGGCGATGAGAAGTTCTACAGCGCCGATGGCAGCGAGCTGATCTACGACAGCAATCCGCAGGTGCAGCTGGCCTGGGACCTCGCCACGAGCGCCGCCGGCATCTCGGCCAACCTCGCGGCGTTCAGCCCCGAGTGGAACACCGGCATGGCCAACGGCGACTACGCCGTGCAGCTCGCACCGGCGTGGATGCTCAACTACATCCAGGGCCAGGCACCCGACACCGCAGGGCTCTGGAACGTGGTCACCCTGCCGGAGGGCGGCGGCAACTGGGGCGGCTCGCAGATGACCGTCCCGGCGGAGGCGGCGAACCCCGCGCTCGCCTACGACATGCTGGCCACCATCCTGAGCCCCGAGAACCAGCTCGACGTGTTCAAGGAGTTCGGCAACTTCCCGTCGACCCCCGGGCTGTACGAGGACCCGGCGCTCACCGAGTTCACGAGTCCCTTCTTCTCGGATGCCCCGGTCGGCCTCATCTACACCGAGAGCGTCGAGGCGCTCGAGCCGGTCTACGAGGGCCCGAAGGAGCGTGCGATCCTGCGCGAGTTCGGCCTCGGCATCGACCGGGTCGAGTCGGGCGACGAGTCGCCCGACGAGGCCTGGCAGTCGACCCTCGACGCCGTGGCGCTCGAGGTCCAGTAG
- a CDS encoding LacI family DNA-binding transcriptional regulator, with amino-acid sequence MGVTIAEIAELAEVSVPTVSKVLNGRPGVSAETRDLVGALLQEHGYVRRGGGPRRVGLVDFVITDLSTTWAHQLLIGAEAEAARAGVGLVVTSTHDRRAGNKHWIRQLAARRSDGIVLVVSELHPGAEEELARLHTPIVLIDSQGGADSHAPIVAATNWSGGLAATEHLLQLGHRRIGIITGPERMAASRDRLDGYRAALARAGVPFDPDLVRYGDYRVSGGQAEGQRLLELSDRPTAIFAGSDHQAHGVYLAAARVGLAIPRDLSVVGFDDVDICEWIAPSLTTVRQPLADMAREATRLVLALGEEDAASVPQRRELATSLVMRRSTAPPRND; translated from the coding sequence ATGGGAGTCACCATCGCGGAGATCGCCGAGCTGGCGGAGGTCTCGGTGCCGACGGTCTCGAAGGTGCTGAACGGGCGACCCGGCGTCTCGGCCGAGACCCGCGACCTGGTGGGCGCCCTGCTGCAGGAGCACGGCTACGTGCGACGCGGCGGAGGGCCTCGGCGTGTGGGACTCGTCGACTTCGTGATCACCGACCTGTCGACCACCTGGGCGCACCAACTCCTGATCGGTGCCGAGGCGGAGGCGGCCCGTGCCGGGGTCGGGCTCGTCGTCACCTCGACGCATGACCGACGTGCGGGCAACAAGCACTGGATCCGGCAGCTGGCCGCTCGACGCTCGGACGGGATCGTGCTGGTCGTCTCCGAGCTGCACCCGGGCGCCGAGGAGGAGCTCGCACGGCTGCACACCCCGATCGTGCTGATCGACTCGCAGGGCGGGGCCGACTCCCACGCGCCCATCGTGGCCGCCACGAACTGGTCGGGCGGACTCGCGGCGACCGAGCACCTGCTGCAGCTCGGGCACCGTCGCATCGGCATCATCACGGGCCCGGAGCGGATGGCCGCGTCGCGCGATCGCCTCGACGGCTACCGGGCGGCCCTGGCCCGCGCCGGCGTGCCCTTCGATCCCGATCTCGTGCGCTACGGCGACTACCGCGTCTCCGGCGGACAGGCCGAGGGACAACGGCTCCTCGAGCTCTCCGACCGGCCGACCGCGATCTTCGCCGGTTCGGACCACCAGGCGCACGGCGTCTACCTCGCGGCGGCGCGCGTGGGCCTGGCGATCCCGCGGGACCTCTCCGTCGTGGGCTTCGACGACGTGGACATCTGCGAGTGGATCGCGCCGAGCCTCACGACGGTTCGGCAGCCGCTGGCCGACATGGCCCGCGAGGCGACCCGCCTCGTCCTCGCACTCGGCGAGGAGGATGCCGCGTCGGTGCCGCAGCGCCGGGAGCTCGCCACCTCGCTCGTGATGCGGCGGTCGACGGCGCCCCCGCGCAACGACTGA
- a CDS encoding oxidoreductase codes for MVRTALVTGASSGMGREIARRLAADGFIVYGAARRVERMSDLEREGVRPLRMDVSVDADVVAAVERIIAETGRIDVLVNNAGFGLYGAVEDTSMEDVRYQFDVNFFGVARLTQLVLPHMRAQTSGRIVNISSMGGEIYTPLGAYYHATKHALEAWSDALRYEVAPFGIDVVIVQPGLIDTEWSGIMSAPLMERSGHGAYAELARSVVGSSERTYGEGGSGGSSPTVISDAVSKAVAAKRPRTRYAVGRLAKPLIAARRVLSDRAFDRLLARASG; via the coding sequence ATGGTCAGGACCGCACTCGTCACCGGCGCCTCGTCGGGCATGGGCCGGGAGATCGCACGTCGGCTCGCCGCCGACGGCTTCATCGTCTACGGGGCCGCCCGGCGCGTCGAGCGCATGAGCGACCTCGAGCGGGAGGGCGTGCGCCCCCTGCGCATGGACGTGAGCGTCGATGCCGATGTCGTCGCCGCCGTCGAGCGGATCATCGCCGAGACCGGCCGCATCGACGTCCTCGTCAACAACGCCGGCTTCGGGCTCTACGGTGCCGTCGAGGACACCTCGATGGAGGACGTGCGCTACCAGTTCGACGTCAACTTCTTCGGCGTCGCGCGTCTCACCCAGCTCGTGCTGCCGCACATGCGCGCGCAGACGTCCGGCCGCATCGTGAACATCTCCTCGATGGGCGGCGAGATCTACACGCCCTTGGGTGCGTACTACCACGCCACGAAGCACGCACTCGAGGCGTGGTCGGACGCGCTGCGCTACGAGGTCGCGCCGTTCGGCATCGACGTGGTCATCGTCCAGCCGGGACTCATCGACACCGAGTGGTCGGGCATCATGTCCGCGCCGCTGATGGAGCGCAGCGGGCATGGGGCGTACGCCGAGCTGGCACGCAGCGTCGTCGGCAGTTCGGAGCGCACCTACGGCGAGGGCGGGTCGGGCGGCTCCTCGCCGACAGTGATCTCCGACGCGGTCTCCAAGGCGGTCGCCGCCAAGCGGCCCCGCACCCGCTACGCGGTCGGGCGTCTCGCGAAGCCGCTCATCGCCGCCCGTCGGGTGCTCAGCGACCGCGCGTTCGACCGCCTGCTCGCCCGCGCCTCCGGCTGA
- a CDS encoding TetR/AcrR family transcriptional regulator: MARDAAETRRRILASALTAFAEDGFAGARVAAIADAASSNQRMIYAYFDSKEGLFEAVANDVIERMHAEVPFTPEDLPAYALALFDYAMSHPEVVRFQARRTLEGQPATARELELYAEKLEAVAAAQAAGALRGDDEPVALMVRTLGAVSSWVQAPAGLRPSLTGIDLRERIREDVTAIVEPAVRVRGAVD, translated from the coding sequence ATGGCCAGGGACGCAGCCGAGACACGACGGCGGATCCTCGCATCCGCGCTCACGGCGTTCGCCGAGGACGGGTTCGCCGGCGCCCGGGTCGCCGCGATCGCGGATGCCGCGTCGTCGAACCAGCGCATGATCTACGCGTACTTCGACAGCAAGGAGGGACTCTTCGAGGCCGTTGCGAACGACGTCATCGAGCGGATGCACGCCGAGGTGCCGTTCACCCCGGAGGACCTGCCCGCGTACGCACTCGCCCTCTTCGACTACGCGATGTCGCATCCCGAGGTGGTGCGCTTCCAGGCACGGCGCACGCTCGAGGGCCAACCCGCGACCGCACGCGAACTCGAGCTGTACGCCGAGAAGCTCGAAGCCGTCGCGGCTGCCCAGGCTGCCGGTGCCCTCCGCGGCGACGACGAACCGGTCGCGCTCATGGTGCGCACGCTCGGCGCCGTCTCCTCCTGGGTGCAGGCGCCGGCCGGCCTGCGGCCCTCGCTGACCGGCATCGACCTGCGGGAACGTATCCGCGAGGATGTGACGGCGATCGTCGAACCGGCCGTTCGGGTACGAGGAGCAGTCGATTGA
- a CDS encoding low temperature requirement protein A — MNDHSSPPRSRIIAPRHALARMLGRSGTEPHRAATPLELFYDLTIVVAFSLASEEFAHALAEDHVLEGVVAFGFAMFAVIWAWMSHTRFATAYDTDDWFVRVAVLVQMVGVVVLALGIPPMFEAMSHWDIDNGLMVLGYVIMRVPLIALWARAATQDAQHRSTAARIAIGIAAAQVGWVALLLVDPPTPIWFALAGVLFVFELGHPIVAQRLRGALPWHPHHLAERYGLLAIIAFGEVVLGTTFAVGAVIDEQGLSTEALGLAFAGVALTFGMWWTYFSFPTAELLAAFPRRTTTWAYLHLVTYASIAAVGAGLHVVAYAIEDHVELAPVAVLATVAVPLAVVLAMAFVLYRVLLGPEGFDPLHLLLRSISAIVIVGALVMAWAGVPPVLCLLVLMLTPWVSIVTYEVFGHRHVQESLDRAVAGD, encoded by the coding sequence TTGAACGACCACTCGTCTCCGCCACGGTCGCGCATCATCGCGCCACGTCACGCGCTGGCCCGCATGCTCGGCCGGAGCGGCACCGAACCGCACCGCGCGGCCACGCCGCTCGAGCTCTTCTACGACCTGACCATCGTCGTCGCGTTCAGCCTCGCGAGCGAGGAGTTCGCTCACGCGCTCGCGGAAGATCACGTCCTGGAGGGCGTGGTCGCGTTCGGGTTCGCGATGTTCGCCGTCATCTGGGCCTGGATGTCCCACACCCGGTTCGCCACTGCGTACGACACCGACGACTGGTTCGTGCGCGTCGCCGTGCTCGTGCAGATGGTGGGCGTCGTCGTGCTCGCCCTGGGCATCCCGCCCATGTTCGAGGCCATGTCGCACTGGGACATCGACAACGGGCTCATGGTGCTCGGGTACGTGATCATGCGCGTCCCACTGATCGCGCTCTGGGCGCGCGCGGCGACCCAGGACGCACAGCACCGCTCCACGGCCGCCCGGATCGCGATCGGCATCGCCGCCGCGCAGGTGGGATGGGTGGCCCTGCTGCTGGTCGACCCGCCGACACCGATCTGGTTCGCGCTCGCCGGCGTGCTGTTCGTGTTCGAGCTCGGGCACCCGATCGTCGCGCAGCGGCTGCGCGGCGCGCTCCCGTGGCATCCGCACCATCTCGCCGAACGCTACGGCCTGCTCGCGATCATCGCGTTCGGAGAGGTCGTGCTCGGCACCACGTTCGCGGTCGGCGCCGTGATCGACGAGCAGGGCCTGAGCACCGAAGCGCTCGGGCTCGCGTTCGCCGGCGTTGCGCTGACGTTCGGCATGTGGTGGACCTACTTCAGCTTCCCCACCGCGGAACTGCTCGCCGCGTTCCCCCGGCGAACGACCACCTGGGCGTACCTGCATCTTGTGACCTACGCGAGCATCGCCGCGGTGGGCGCCGGCCTGCACGTCGTCGCCTACGCGATCGAGGATCACGTGGAACTCGCGCCGGTCGCCGTGCTCGCAACCGTCGCCGTGCCGCTCGCGGTCGTGCTCGCGATGGCCTTCGTGCTCTACCGGGTGCTGCTCGGACCCGAGGGGTTCGACCCGTTGCACCTGCTGCTCCGATCGATCAGCGCGATCGTCATCGTCGGCGCACTCGTGATGGCATGGGCGGGCGTACCGCCGGTGCTCTGCCTGCTCGTGCTGATGCTCACGCCGTGGGTCTCGATCGTCACGTACGAGGTGTTCGGCCACCGCCACGTGCAGGAGTCGCTCGACCGGGCGGTCGCCGGGGACTGA
- a CDS encoding MFS transporter — protein sequence MATESPTIVRAIDERTLLAVAVALLILEGYDLAALGVTLPSMLADSAFGLSTAGGGIAGAVTALGMLAGAALSGILSHRVGPRRLLVAAAIVLPLGMLVCAAAPAAGVFIAARALVGIGMGMVPPTLLALVTDLSEAGRRARNVGIAMAGIAVGGLSAPLLGAALLPETSFRWIYVIGAIPALGAIPFVVRLLPESPVHLVRTGRAEDAARLTSAMGIPYPTLGEDLGPRGLGLRTLFRPGLGIVTVLFWLMAACALLLVFGVTAWLPTIMQTAGFELGSALLLTAVVAIGAGVGMVVGGRVADAVGPKLVTVVAFASGAASLVLIAQGPPLWALLPLMLVCGFGLNGTQALINAFVLARYPADVRGTGLSWTLAVGRAGAILGPVLGAAVLSSGLAVQWNFYAFAVVGVSGAVLALCVPASRDYASRAADSR from the coding sequence ATGGCGACCGAATCCCCCACGATCGTTCGCGCGATCGACGAGCGCACACTCCTGGCAGTCGCCGTGGCACTGCTCATCCTCGAGGGCTACGACCTCGCAGCTCTTGGCGTCACGTTGCCCTCGATGCTCGCGGACTCCGCGTTCGGGCTGTCCACCGCGGGAGGCGGCATCGCGGGCGCGGTCACGGCGCTCGGCATGCTGGCGGGCGCCGCCCTGAGCGGCATCCTCTCGCACCGTGTCGGTCCGCGACGACTGCTCGTCGCCGCAGCGATCGTGCTCCCACTGGGCATGCTCGTCTGCGCCGCCGCGCCGGCAGCGGGCGTCTTCATCGCCGCGCGAGCGCTCGTGGGCATCGGAATGGGAATGGTGCCTCCCACGCTGCTCGCACTGGTCACGGACCTCTCGGAGGCCGGGCGGCGCGCGCGCAACGTCGGGATCGCCATGGCCGGCATCGCCGTGGGCGGGCTGTCGGCTCCGCTCCTGGGTGCCGCGCTGCTGCCCGAGACCAGCTTCCGCTGGATCTACGTCATCGGAGCGATCCCGGCGCTGGGCGCCATCCCGTTCGTGGTGCGGCTGCTCCCCGAGAGCCCCGTCCACCTGGTCCGGACGGGCCGCGCCGAGGATGCCGCACGGCTGACCTCGGCAATGGGCATCCCCTACCCGACCCTCGGTGAGGATCTCGGCCCGCGCGGTCTCGGGCTCCGTACGCTGTTCCGACCCGGGCTGGGCATCGTCACCGTCCTCTTCTGGCTGATGGCCGCGTGCGCGCTGCTGCTCGTCTTCGGCGTCACCGCGTGGCTGCCGACGATCATGCAGACCGCCGGATTCGAACTCGGCTCGGCCCTGCTGCTGACCGCGGTCGTCGCCATCGGGGCGGGGGTCGGGATGGTCGTAGGCGGACGGGTGGCGGATGCCGTCGGTCCGAAGCTCGTGACCGTCGTGGCGTTCGCCTCCGGTGCGGCGAGCCTCGTCCTCATCGCGCAGGGTCCGCCGCTGTGGGCACTGCTCCCGCTCATGCTGGTGTGCGGATTCGGCCTGAACGGCACGCAGGCGCTCATCAACGCGTTCGTGCTTGCGAGGTACCCGGCGGACGTGCGTGGAACCGGGCTGAGCTGGACGCTCGCGGTCGGTCGGGCGGGTGCGATCCTCGGGCCCGTCCTCGGGGCGGCGGTGCTGTCGTCGGGACTCGCCGTGCAGTGGAACTTCTACGCGTTCGCCGTCGTCGGCGTCTCGGGCGCGGTGCTTGCGCTCTGCGTGCCGGCGAGCCGTGACTACGCGTCCCGGGCCGCGGACTCGCGATAG